In the genome of Gloeotrichia echinulata CP02, one region contains:
- a CDS encoding type II toxin-antitoxin system VapC family toxin — translation MSRYILDTDHVSLILCNHPQVTANASLHQIAVTIITVQELFNVWIGRINDPSAVDNLPALYSKLWTTVKYLQTVEILDFTPLADDCLKNLLKENPPLRKNRLQKDMRIAAIALSLNATVVTRNQRDFGLVPRLAVADWTL, via the coding sequence GTGTCTCGATATATTCTCGATACCGACCATGTTTCACTGATTCTTTGCAATCATCCCCAAGTTACCGCCAACGCTTCTCTACATCAAATTGCTGTGACGATAATTACGGTTCAAGAACTTTTCAACGTCTGGATTGGTAGAATTAACGATCCCTCAGCAGTGGATAATCTCCCCGCACTCTACTCAAAACTTTGGACAACAGTCAAATATCTCCAAACAGTTGAGATCCTAGATTTCACACCCCTAGCTGATGACTGTCTCAAAAACCTGCTGAAAGAGAATCCTCCCCTGCGAAAAAATCGCCTGCAAAAAGATATGCGAATAGCTGCAATCGCATTATCTCTTAATGCCACAGTCGTTACCCGTAACCAACGAGATTTTGGTTTAGTACCCAGATTAGCTGTTGCAGATTGGACGCTGTAA
- a CDS encoding CapA family protein, with the protein MAHQRLGRLFSLGFVSICFCLGISIGIIIRFGQLQRSDAATTHNKPLPFPFVAPDDDQNPTDTITIKAVGDVIPGTNFPDYRLPRFRDQLLPKSVRGYLHGADILFGNFESSLTTYPYSSKDMSQGQIFAFRSPPSYARLFADVGFDVFNLANNHAMDFGPVGFKDTVTNLEAVGIETLGHKNQILYLDANNMTVAMIGFTTYDMYNSVHDLEAAKALVTKAKNNANIVVVSMQVGAEGTGALHVKNETEFFYGENRGNSMQFARTMIDMGADLVIGHGPHVPRAVEIYKDKLIAYSLGNFLGYRTLSTAQETGYSMILEVKLNSQGDLIYSKIIPVHLNKQGIPYIDQNFRTVGLLRYLNKQDFPKNQVQINKKGEIIVMNK; encoded by the coding sequence ATGGCTCATCAGAGGCTAGGAAGGCTATTTTCATTGGGTTTTGTCAGTATTTGTTTTTGTCTAGGTATTAGTATTGGAATTATCATCAGGTTTGGGCAATTGCAGCGTTCTGACGCCGCTACGACACATAACAAACCTTTACCATTTCCGTTTGTTGCGCCTGATGACGACCAAAACCCTACAGATACTATCACCATTAAAGCTGTTGGGGATGTAATTCCCGGTACTAATTTCCCTGACTACAGATTGCCACGCTTTCGTGATCAACTGCTGCCCAAATCTGTTCGAGGTTATCTGCATGGCGCTGATATTTTGTTTGGTAACTTTGAAAGTAGTTTAACTACATATCCCTACAGTTCCAAAGATATGAGCCAAGGGCAAATTTTTGCTTTTCGGTCGCCACCGTCTTATGCTCGGTTGTTTGCTGATGTTGGCTTTGATGTGTTCAATTTGGCGAACAACCATGCAATGGATTTTGGTCCGGTGGGGTTTAAAGATACAGTGACAAATCTGGAGGCGGTTGGTATTGAAACATTAGGGCATAAAAATCAAATCCTGTATCTAGATGCTAATAATATGACCGTGGCGATGATTGGATTTACTACTTATGATATGTATAATTCTGTCCATGATTTAGAAGCGGCTAAAGCGCTGGTGACAAAAGCTAAAAATAACGCCAATATTGTCGTCGTATCGATGCAGGTAGGCGCCGAAGGTACGGGGGCGCTGCATGTTAAGAATGAAACTGAGTTTTTTTATGGAGAAAACCGAGGCAATTCGATGCAATTTGCCCGGACAATGATTGATATGGGGGCAGATTTAGTCATCGGACATGGACCTCACGTTCCCAGAGCGGTGGAAATTTATAAAGATAAACTTATTGCCTATTCTTTGGGTAATTTTCTGGGATACAGGACTTTATCGACAGCCCAAGAAACTGGTTATTCAATGATTTTAGAAGTGAAATTGAACTCACAAGGAGATTTGATTTACAGTAAAATTATCCCCGTTCATTTAAATAAGCAGGGTATTCCTTACATCGATCAAAATTTCCGGACTGTGGGACTTTTGCGTTATTTGAATAAGCAAGATTTTCCGAAAAACCAAGTTCAGATTAATAAGAAGGGAGAAATTATTGTCATGAATAAGTAG
- a CDS encoding SLBB domain-containing protein, producing the protein MLNTDLRKSLTQSVMGVALLTSVNIAVPCASLAQRPPVVPNRQPVLPTTQTITPVNQPVPISKLLDTNYTLGGGDIIRVNVFEVPEYTGEYAIPPGGAINLPLIGSVSLLGLTTEQSADEISRRYARFLKRPLISVNLLAPRPINIYVAGEVTRPGAYTLSLQGGAGNQPGVQYPTVLAGLTIAQGVTLAADVTQVQLRRKIGRSSEQTVSINLKEFIQTGRLSQDITLRDGDTIVVPTATTFNIAEARNLFSANFAADITRPRTVAIIGEVNRPGSYLVSAGTSGGQDGGAVGVGLPNITRAIQLAGGITPQADIRNLKLRRPTRTGTEQTIDINLWQLLQSGDLNQDIIVQDGDTVVVPTATEINVSEATQLATTTLSPTRIQVGVVGEVKKPGPVELQPNSSLNQALLAAGGFNDSRAKSGAVDLIRLNPNGSVTKRIVQVDFAQGINEQTNPILRNNDVVVVSRNGITRTSDTLSTIASPLGIVVNLFRLFGFQF; encoded by the coding sequence ATGCTTAATACAGATTTGCGGAAATCCCTCACCCAGTCAGTTATGGGTGTGGCTTTGTTAACGTCTGTCAATATCGCTGTGCCATGTGCCAGCCTAGCTCAGAGACCACCAGTAGTACCTAATAGACAACCAGTATTACCTACTACACAAACAATCACACCTGTTAACCAACCAGTACCAATAAGTAAATTACTTGATACTAACTATACTTTGGGCGGGGGAGATATTATACGTGTAAATGTATTTGAAGTACCGGAATATACAGGAGAATACGCTATTCCCCCTGGTGGAGCGATCAACTTACCTTTAATTGGCAGCGTATCACTGCTGGGGCTAACAACCGAACAGTCCGCTGACGAAATTTCCCGAAGATACGCCCGCTTTCTCAAGCGTCCGCTGATCTCAGTCAACCTGTTAGCGCCTCGTCCCATCAATATTTATGTCGCTGGAGAGGTGACACGTCCAGGGGCTTACACCCTCAGCTTACAAGGAGGCGCGGGGAACCAGCCAGGGGTACAATACCCAACTGTATTAGCTGGACTAACGATAGCTCAAGGTGTGACACTGGCAGCGGATGTAACTCAAGTTCAACTACGACGCAAGATAGGACGCTCTTCAGAACAAACTGTCAGCATCAATTTAAAGGAATTCATCCAAACAGGTAGGCTATCACAAGATATTACCTTAAGGGATGGCGACACAATAGTTGTGCCCACTGCTACCACATTTAACATAGCAGAAGCACGGAATCTATTCTCAGCTAACTTTGCCGCCGATATCACAAGACCCCGTACGGTAGCAATAATTGGTGAGGTTAACCGTCCTGGCTCGTATCTTGTGAGCGCAGGTACATCAGGAGGACAAGACGGTGGAGCCGTTGGTGTTGGTCTGCCAAATATAACACGGGCAATTCAACTAGCTGGGGGAATTACGCCACAAGCTGATATTCGGAATCTCAAACTACGCCGACCCACACGTACCGGCACAGAACAAACTATAGATATCAATCTTTGGCAACTTTTGCAGAGTGGAGATCTCAATCAAGACATAATTGTCCAAGACGGAGATACCGTAGTTGTACCGACAGCAACTGAGATTAACGTATCAGAAGCTACTCAATTAGCTACTACTACTTTATCGCCCACAAGAATTCAAGTTGGTGTGGTAGGCGAAGTGAAAAAACCAGGGCCTGTAGAACTACAACCGAATAGCTCCTTAAATCAAGCACTACTGGCGGCTGGTGGTTTTAACGATTCTAGAGCTAAAAGCGGTGCTGTAGATTTGATTCGTCTTAACCCTAACGGTTCTGTCACCAAACGGATAGTACAAGTAGATTTCGCCCAGGGAATTAACGAGCAAACAAATCCCATACTCCGCAATAATGATGTTGTGGTAGTCAGCCGCAATGGCATAACTAGGACTAGTGATACCTTAAGCACAATAGCAAGTCCTTTAGGTATTGTTGTGAACTTGTTTAGGTTATTCGGATTCCAATTCTAG